One genomic region from Halorussus rarus encodes:
- a CDS encoding queuosine precursor transporter, whose product MTDGAPEQYRDTTPLPTGRIALVALFVTALVTAQLTASKLLGFSIPVELPFTGAMLAMPGAALAYAVTFFASDCYSELYGPEEAHKVVNVGFAMNFVMLALVYSTIAAPAAPFSSVDPATFEAVLGASLNIVVASALAYIVSQHWDVRVFHAIRERTGGERLWLRNVGSTASSQLVDTVIFVGVGFAAMPALRGGDPMALNALLGLALGQYLLKLLIAVADTPFVYAVVGYLRSRASAATPAARTAD is encoded by the coding sequence ATGACTGACGGAGCGCCCGAGCAGTACAGAGACACCACCCCGCTTCCCACCGGTCGCATCGCGCTGGTCGCGCTGTTCGTCACCGCGCTGGTGACCGCCCAGCTCACCGCGTCGAAGCTGCTGGGCTTTTCCATCCCGGTCGAGCTGCCGTTCACCGGCGCGATGCTGGCGATGCCCGGCGCGGCGCTGGCCTACGCGGTGACGTTCTTCGCCTCGGACTGCTACTCCGAGCTGTACGGCCCCGAGGAGGCCCACAAGGTGGTCAACGTCGGCTTCGCGATGAACTTCGTGATGCTCGCGCTGGTGTACTCGACCATCGCCGCGCCCGCCGCGCCGTTCAGTTCGGTCGACCCCGCGACGTTCGAGGCGGTGCTGGGCGCGAGCCTCAACATCGTGGTCGCCAGCGCGCTGGCCTACATCGTGAGCCAGCACTGGGACGTCCGGGTGTTCCACGCCATCCGCGAGCGCACCGGCGGCGAGCGGCTCTGGCTCCGGAACGTCGGCTCGACCGCGAGCAGCCAGCTCGTCGACACCGTCATCTTCGTCGGCGTCGGGTTCGCCGCGATGCCCGCGCTCCGGGGCGGCGACCCGATGGCGCTGAACGCGCTGCTCGGCCTCGCGCTGGGCCAGTACCTGCTGAAGCTGCTCATTGCAGTGGCCGACACGCCGTTCGTCTACGCCGTGGTCGGCTACCTCCGGTCGCGGGCGTCGGCCGCGACGCCCGCCGCCCGGACCGCCGACTGA
- a CDS encoding site-specific integrase, with the protein MPHGSDPGRVERYVERQVERVKLQVSDPNSKDIRKTIRKGRRGSIPSPKRNRRNKDSWGQQTVRNNARNLRILAGQTEGLEEVKYEGTTWKGREGRDDYSDRLLDLDPEEVTELIEDMSIERQWSKGTERDYCLSMRNLFLANGRIEDATEIDYPQIGNDDAAVDIDTVPSREDLHAIIEGENVRDKALYTVLWESGCRVTALASLKIKHWQPMGDGHGIIQLPGNHVVGMKGAGHDAKPITFSRGYLDNWLAEHPLADDPEAPLFCPTRPQDDPSEHLHPHSIATQLSRLARRTDEVDEEHISPHTFKHGRASEMRASERFDKGDIEQILDWEEGTPMHSRYEHVTQTDEAERILRKQGYEPDGDDDGDPIDQYPCPRCGTMVDSHADYCPSCSLRQTDGQPRWWRIYRDVAAEDDPVREQYSDDIPPASMSQLSPGYFEHVLDVFSVALVQQITDAIPMGDFDMGASVDGLAAEPEMSGEDAKWLRENYSELEDRHQDEYPASIDLRTE; encoded by the coding sequence ATGCCTCATGGCAGCGATCCCGGACGCGTCGAGCGGTACGTCGAGAGACAGGTGGAACGCGTCAAACTCCAAGTCTCAGACCCCAACAGCAAGGACATCCGCAAGACCATTCGTAAAGGCCGTCGGGGCTCCATCCCGTCGCCGAAACGAAATCGGCGTAATAAGGACTCGTGGGGTCAGCAAACCGTCCGCAACAACGCCCGCAATCTCCGAATTCTCGCAGGACAGACGGAGGGACTTGAGGAGGTCAAGTACGAGGGAACCACGTGGAAAGGCCGTGAGGGCCGTGACGACTACTCTGACCGTCTCCTCGACCTTGACCCCGAAGAGGTGACGGAACTGATCGAGGACATGTCCATCGAGCGGCAGTGGAGTAAAGGCACGGAGCGCGACTACTGCCTGTCGATGAGGAACCTCTTCTTGGCCAACGGCCGCATCGAAGATGCTACCGAGATCGACTACCCGCAGATCGGTAACGATGACGCCGCCGTCGACATCGATACCGTTCCTTCCCGAGAAGACCTACATGCCATCATCGAAGGCGAGAACGTCCGCGACAAGGCGCTCTACACGGTGTTGTGGGAGTCGGGATGTCGGGTGACGGCCCTCGCCTCGCTGAAGATCAAGCACTGGCAGCCGATGGGTGATGGGCACGGGATCATCCAGCTCCCGGGCAACCACGTGGTTGGGATGAAGGGTGCAGGACACGATGCCAAACCCATCACGTTCTCGAGGGGCTACCTCGACAACTGGCTCGCCGAACATCCGCTCGCCGACGATCCCGAGGCACCGCTGTTCTGTCCGACCCGGCCGCAGGACGATCCTTCGGAACACCTTCATCCGCACTCGATCGCGACCCAACTGTCTCGGCTCGCCCGGCGCACCGACGAAGTCGACGAGGAACACATCTCGCCTCACACGTTCAAACACGGTAGGGCGAGCGAGATGCGGGCGAGCGAGCGGTTCGATAAGGGTGACATCGAGCAGATTCTCGACTGGGAAGAGGGGACGCCAATGCATTCGCGCTACGAACACGTCACGCAGACAGACGAAGCAGAGCGAATCCTCCGGAAACAGGGCTACGAGCCCGACGGGGACGACGATGGTGATCCCATCGATCAGTATCCCTGTCCACGGTGTGGAACGATGGTTGATTCCCACGCGGATTATTGCCCGAGCTGCTCCTTGAGGCAGACGGACGGCCAGCCGCGTTGGTGGCGTATCTACCGTGACGTTGCAGCAGAGGACGATCCTGTTCGAGAGCAGTATAGCGACGACATCCCGCCTGCCTCGATGAGCCAGCTCTCACCGGGGTACTTCGAGCACGTGTTGGACGTTTTCAGCGTCGCACTTGTCCAGCAGATCACCGACGCGATTCCGATGGGGGATTTCGATATGGGTGCCAGTGTCGACGGGCTCGCCGCCGAACCCGAGATGAGCGGCGAGGATGCGAAGTGGCTCAGGGAAAATTACTCCGAACTCGAGGATCGACATCAGGACGAATACCCAGCCAGTATCGATCTCCGCACCGAATAG
- a CDS encoding MarR family transcriptional regulator, with product MQLDDVDSPRAKLVLLYLQTNSPCPPRHLAEDLDASLLTILGVLDMMRRNWHVERRNGNVTLPPD from the coding sequence GTGCAACTCGACGACGTCGACAGCCCCCGAGCAAAGCTTGTCCTCCTCTACCTCCAGACGAACAGCCCCTGCCCGCCGCGCCACCTCGCCGAAGATCTCGACGCCAGCCTGCTCACCATTCTCGGCGTCCTCGACATGATGCGTCGAAACTGGCACGTGGAGAGACGCAACGGAAACGTCACTCTTCCACCGGACTAA
- a CDS encoding ribbon-helix-helix domain-containing protein — translation MSKISVEVPDELLDDVDAHVGDDGKFVNRSEAVRASLRKMLDQLDEIDERHGRLEDD, via the coding sequence ATGAGCAAGATAAGCGTGGAGGTGCCCGACGAGCTCCTCGACGACGTCGACGCGCACGTCGGCGACGACGGCAAGTTCGTGAACCGCAGCGAGGCGGTCCGGGCCTCGCTCCGGAAGATGCTGGACCAGCTCGACGAGATCGACGAGCGCCACGGGAGGCTCGAGGATGACTGA
- a CDS encoding DUF7342 family protein — protein sequence MLEDIEDVDGETEPLSLPDYDEEELRRKKREQLADCPDEELRAELARQEKEEREWRDEYGVDSPEELLESISEEMDADERRERRRVAYYWRQNRHVREMIEEVLDG from the coding sequence ATGCTCGAGGACATCGAGGACGTCGACGGCGAGACGGAGCCGTTGTCGCTCCCCGACTACGACGAGGAGGAGTTGCGCCGCAAGAAACGCGAGCAACTGGCCGACTGCCCCGACGAGGAACTCCGAGCGGAACTCGCGCGGCAGGAAAAGGAGGAGCGGGAGTGGCGCGACGAGTACGGCGTCGACTCTCCCGAGGAGTTGCTGGAGAGCATCAGCGAGGAGATGGACGCGGACGAGCGGCGGGAACGGCGCCGCGTCGCGTACTACTGGCGCCAGAACAGGCACGTGCGGGAGATGATCGAGGAGGTTCTCGATGGTTGA
- a CDS encoding twin-arginine translocase subunit TatC, whose product MSGSSIVDEDTARAVNSGRETVGAMLSTAQAHLQKVFIVFVVGFIASFYALRAVGWPFLKNVTKAQMNPDIAENVVIIAVTPFDVILLQAKIGAVAGIVLALPVLLYYSRDSLRQRSWYPNGRIARWKIAVIALLALALFAGGMLYGYGVFFPVMFEFLARNAINAGFSPRYSIVKWTEFIAFLSLSFGLAAELPLAMSGLGYTGIVPYETFRDKWRYAIMGIFVFGAVASPPDPFTQIMWATPLILLYGFSLYLTKVVVTLKRGSERLSFAGVVWDNGIRIFGVAALAFLVVRLFLTRAGVEAVNAELPAKYALPTVGEALGLPRADAVLVASGAVALVAFVVAFLYYLTRALDEAASAAMAAGGVGASPTAPSAGAPGNIDLANLDAGAVRAAPPEIFVDMSEEEAVGFAREAMDDDDPEKAQAILDRYDELNPEDEADDEAAAEEAAGAAADAEAGDATTDEEVLETEAEESGNVFESTAAGMANAFTEEETTEDDIGGWYYDIRFIVESLTSKMVYLVAVFMAVLASVFFFLYRGGIGAIREDFLSRLPAEVRPDVGSGETVLNIVPLHPVEVLVFEVKISTLLAAVAVLPLLLYWSWPALKERGIASGDRRVFALWTGVIALGLVGGSALGYTVVAPSVISWLVADAVRAEMIISYRVSNFFWLVFFTTAGIGLLADVPLSMWLFDRGGIVSFDAMKDRWREVTIAVFAVAGLVTPDSLYTMFLLAIPISLSYLVGLAGLWVVTLGGRR is encoded by the coding sequence ATGTCCGGGAGCAGTATCGTCGACGAGGACACCGCCCGCGCCGTCAACAGCGGTCGCGAGACCGTCGGGGCGATGCTCTCGACGGCGCAGGCCCACCTCCAGAAGGTCTTCATCGTCTTCGTCGTCGGCTTCATCGCCTCTTTCTACGCGCTCCGAGCCGTCGGCTGGCCGTTCCTCAAGAACGTCACCAAGGCCCAGATGAACCCGGACATCGCCGAGAACGTCGTCATCATCGCGGTGACGCCGTTCGACGTCATCCTCCTGCAGGCGAAGATCGGCGCGGTCGCCGGCATCGTCCTCGCGCTCCCGGTGCTGCTCTACTACTCCCGCGATTCGCTCCGACAGAGGTCCTGGTACCCGAACGGTCGGATCGCCCGGTGGAAGATCGCGGTCATCGCGCTGCTGGCGCTCGCGCTGTTCGCCGGCGGCATGCTGTACGGCTACGGCGTCTTCTTCCCGGTGATGTTCGAGTTCCTCGCCCGGAACGCCATCAACGCCGGGTTCAGCCCGCGCTACTCCATCGTGAAGTGGACCGAGTTCATCGCCTTCCTCTCGCTGTCGTTCGGGCTGGCCGCCGAGCTCCCGCTGGCGATGAGCGGGCTCGGCTACACCGGCATCGTCCCCTACGAGACGTTCCGCGACAAGTGGCGCTACGCCATCATGGGCATCTTCGTGTTCGGGGCCGTCGCGTCGCCGCCGGACCCGTTCACCCAGATCATGTGGGCGACCCCGCTCATCCTGCTGTACGGATTCAGCCTCTATCTGACGAAGGTCGTGGTGACGCTCAAGCGCGGGAGCGAGCGGCTCAGCTTCGCCGGCGTGGTCTGGGACAACGGCATCCGGATATTCGGCGTCGCCGCGCTGGCGTTCCTGGTGGTCCGGCTGTTCCTGACCCGGGCCGGCGTCGAGGCCGTGAACGCCGAACTGCCCGCGAAGTACGCGCTCCCGACGGTCGGCGAGGCGCTCGGGCTCCCGCGGGCCGACGCCGTGCTGGTCGCGTCCGGGGCGGTCGCGCTGGTCGCGTTCGTCGTCGCGTTCCTCTACTACCTGACCCGGGCGCTCGACGAGGCCGCCAGCGCCGCGATGGCCGCGGGCGGCGTCGGCGCGTCCCCGACCGCTCCCTCCGCGGGCGCGCCGGGCAACATCGACCTCGCGAACCTCGACGCCGGCGCGGTCCGGGCGGCCCCGCCCGAGATATTCGTCGACATGAGCGAGGAGGAGGCGGTCGGCTTCGCCCGCGAGGCGATGGACGACGACGACCCCGAGAAGGCCCAGGCAATCCTCGACCGCTACGACGAACTCAACCCCGAGGACGAGGCCGACGACGAGGCGGCCGCGGAGGAGGCGGCTGGGGCCGCGGCCGACGCGGAGGCCGGCGACGCCACGACCGACGAGGAGGTGCTCGAGACCGAGGCCGAGGAGTCGGGCAACGTCTTCGAGAGCACGGCCGCGGGCATGGCCAACGCCTTCACCGAGGAGGAGACCACCGAGGACGACATCGGCGGCTGGTACTACGACATCCGGTTCATCGTCGAGAGCCTCACCTCGAAGATGGTCTACCTCGTCGCGGTGTTCATGGCGGTGCTCGCGTCGGTGTTCTTCTTCCTCTACCGGGGCGGCATCGGCGCCATCCGCGAGGACTTCCTCTCGCGGCTCCCCGCCGAGGTCCGGCCCGACGTGGGGTCGGGCGAGACGGTGCTCAACATCGTGCCGCTCCACCCCGTCGAGGTGCTGGTGTTCGAGGTCAAGATCTCGACCCTGCTGGCGGCCGTGGCGGTGCTGCCGCTGCTGCTCTACTGGTCGTGGCCCGCGCTGAAGGAGCGCGGCATCGCGTCGGGCGACCGCCGGGTGTTCGCGCTCTGGACCGGCGTCATCGCGCTCGGACTCGTCGGCGGGAGCGCGCTGGGCTACACCGTGGTCGCGCCCAGCGTCATCTCGTGGCTGGTCGCCGACGCGGTCCGGGCCGAGATGATCATCTCCTACCGGGTCAGCAACTTCTTCTGGCTCGTGTTCTTCACTACGGCGGGCATCGGCCTGCTGGCCGACGTGCCCCTGTCGATGTGGCTGTTCGACCGCGGCGGCATCGTCTCGTTCGACGCGATGAAGGACCGCTGGCGCGAGGTCACCATCGCGGTGTTCGCGGTCGCGGGACTGGTCACGCCCGACAGCCTCTACACGATGTTCCTGCTGGCCATCCCCATCTCGCTGTCGTACCTCGTCGGCCTCGCCGGCCTCTGGGTCGTGACGCTCGGCGGCCGGCGGTAG
- the larE gene encoding ATP-dependent sacrificial sulfur transferase LarE, with protein sequence MASIEEKTRALRDDLAERDGALVAFSGGVDSSVVAALAHEALGEDAVACTAKSETLPEAELDDAKRVADEIGIRHEIVEFSELDDPDFVANGDDRCYHCRTMRLGRMFEAAEELGIPVVCDGTNASDADGGHRPGLQAVDELDAYSPLLVHDISKEEVRAIADDRDLTVADKPSMACLSSRIPTGLEVTEAKLSRVEKAENLLRQWGFSQFRVRDHDGLARIEVGEDELDVALDPDFAAAARDHLTDVGFDHVTLDLQGYRTGSVSPADEAADEDAVGGDEAETMDDTTADEPLVEDVFASEYPTAE encoded by the coding sequence ATGGCTTCCATCGAGGAGAAGACGCGGGCGCTCCGGGACGACCTCGCCGAGCGCGACGGCGCGCTGGTGGCGTTCTCGGGCGGCGTGGACTCGAGCGTCGTCGCGGCGCTGGCCCACGAGGCGCTGGGCGAGGACGCCGTGGCCTGCACCGCCAAGAGCGAGACCCTGCCGGAGGCCGAGCTCGACGACGCCAAGCGCGTCGCCGACGAGATCGGCATCCGCCACGAGATCGTGGAGTTCTCGGAGCTCGACGACCCCGACTTCGTCGCCAACGGCGACGACCGGTGCTACCACTGCCGGACGATGCGCCTGGGCAGGATGTTCGAGGCCGCCGAGGAGCTCGGCATCCCGGTGGTCTGCGACGGCACGAACGCCAGCGACGCCGACGGCGGCCACCGACCCGGCCTCCAGGCGGTCGACGAGCTCGACGCCTACTCGCCGCTGCTGGTCCACGACATCTCCAAGGAGGAGGTCCGGGCCATCGCCGACGACCGCGACCTGACGGTCGCCGACAAGCCCTCGATGGCCTGCCTCTCCTCCCGGATTCCGACCGGGCTCGAGGTCACCGAGGCGAAGCTCTCGCGGGTCGAGAAGGCCGAGAACCTGCTCCGCCAGTGGGGGTTCTCGCAGTTCCGCGTCCGGGACCACGACGGCCTGGCCCGCATCGAGGTCGGCGAGGACGAGCTCGACGTGGCGCTCGACCCCGACTTCGCGGCGGCCGCCCGCGACCACCTGACCGACGTCGGCTTCGACCACGTGACGCTGGACCTGCAGGGCTACCGGACCGGCAGCGTCAGCCCCGCGGACGAGGCGGCCGACGAGGACGCGGTCGGCGGAGACGAGGCGGAGACGATGGACGACACTACCGCGGACGAGCCGCTGGTCGAGGACGTCTTCGCCTCGGAGTATCCGACCGCGGAATAG
- a CDS encoding RlmE family RNA methyltransferase: protein MAGKDKYYNKSKQEGYRSRAAYKLKQLDREEDLLHEGKTVVDLGAAPGGWLQVAAEAVGDAGTVVGVDLQRIDSIDGVETVRGDMTEESTKEEVREVAGGAVDVVLSDMAPNMTGEYSVDHARSVHLARQAFETALDVLDTGGDFAVKVFEGQDLDDFREDLESEFQYVRTLRPDASRDSSSEVYLVAKGRTIAPVDVGDVVEVEVVDEGSEGDGVAKVENFTLFVPGAETGETVEVEVTEVKPRFGFAERV, encoded by the coding sequence ATGGCAGGAAAAGATAAGTACTACAACAAGTCCAAGCAGGAGGGCTACCGCTCGCGGGCCGCCTACAAGCTCAAGCAGCTCGACCGCGAGGAGGACCTCCTCCACGAGGGCAAGACCGTCGTGGACCTGGGGGCCGCGCCCGGCGGGTGGCTCCAGGTCGCCGCCGAGGCGGTCGGCGACGCGGGCACCGTCGTCGGCGTCGACCTCCAGCGCATCGACTCCATCGACGGGGTCGAGACCGTTCGCGGCGACATGACCGAGGAGTCGACGAAGGAGGAGGTCCGGGAGGTCGCCGGCGGCGCGGTCGACGTCGTGCTCTCGGACATGGCGCCGAACATGACCGGCGAGTACAGCGTCGACCACGCCCGGTCGGTCCACCTCGCCCGCCAGGCGTTCGAGACCGCGCTCGACGTGCTCGACACCGGCGGCGACTTCGCGGTGAAGGTGTTCGAGGGCCAGGACCTGGACGACTTCCGGGAGGACCTCGAATCCGAGTTCCAGTACGTCCGGACGCTCCGGCCCGACGCCTCCCGGGACTCCTCCTCGGAGGTGTACCTGGTCGCGAAGGGCCGGACGATCGCGCCGGTCGACGTGGGCGACGTCGTCGAGGTCGAGGTCGTCGACGAGGGGTCGGAGGGCGACGGCGTCGCCAAGGTCGAGAACTTCACGCTGTTCGTCCCCGGCGCGGAGACGGGCGAGACGGTCGAGGTCGAGGTCACCGAGGTCAAGCCCCGTTTCGGGTTCGCCGAGCGGGTCTGA
- a CDS encoding recombinase family protein, with amino-acid sequence MKRAEGYTRLSQSGAEDNIPTQGRLITDHCREHDDLELRAIHNDGEHESGYDPDREAYQSLIDRIRAGNVDAVVVKSLSRLGRDFDERMDLMITMRRRGVELHSHQRDRIDISDPWAAAKEAMLAAADDAKKQAEIEDAIEEIERRIDRGEYQGRPWTGTEFDAAGRYLVPAYNDEWDAVMEVVDRWEESDGEASKRGLARETGLSRGTVRRVIDRVDEYRALDDGAKIGWERRVVWPDEAPAPDDD; translated from the coding sequence ATGAAGCGAGCAGAGGGCTACACGCGTCTCTCTCAGTCGGGCGCCGAGGACAACATCCCGACTCAGGGACGGCTTATCACCGACCACTGCCGGGAACACGACGATCTGGAACTTCGGGCCATCCACAACGATGGTGAACACGAGAGTGGCTACGATCCGGACAGGGAGGCCTATCAGTCGCTGATCGACCGGATTCGGGCCGGTAACGTGGATGCGGTTGTCGTCAAGTCGCTCTCCCGCCTCGGGCGCGACTTCGACGAGCGGATGGACTTGATGATCACGATGCGGCGGCGCGGCGTTGAGCTGCACAGCCACCAACGCGACCGCATCGACATCTCCGATCCGTGGGCCGCTGCCAAGGAGGCTATGCTGGCCGCCGCCGACGACGCGAAGAAGCAGGCGGAGATCGAGGACGCCATCGAGGAGATCGAGCGGCGGATTGACCGCGGCGAGTATCAGGGACGGCCGTGGACGGGAACCGAGTTCGATGCCGCCGGCAGGTACCTCGTCCCCGCGTACAACGATGAGTGGGACGCCGTGATGGAAGTCGTCGATCGGTGGGAAGAGTCGGACGGCGAGGCATCGAAGCGTGGACTCGCCCGAGAGACCGGACTCTCTCGAGGGACTGTGCGCCGAGTGATTGACCGGGTTGACGAGTACCGTGCTCTCGATGACGGCGCGAAGATCGGATGGGAGAGGCGCGTCGTCTGGCCGGACGAGGCACCCGCGCCCGACGACGACTGA
- a CDS encoding DUF7537 family lipoprotein: protein MRRRVLQLLVVSCLVALAGCSGALTDGGGAGERTLDDVGYPAGVSENGTNVSALAAAHESYLQNRSLTLEVSSTVNTSAGNRSVALDAAVGADRDNVLVDGTTMGQQVSVYLTPDRQFTRIAGGSGEAAYRATNRTPGAAQLVPSSYSGAGYLDQFGGAANFTPTGVRTVDGTPLVVLRADGSNATATPAANVTDYEATMLVDEHGVVRSVTVEATSERDGQQIGTNYSLNVSDVGETTVEAPAWLDEAKNQTSN from the coding sequence ATGCGACGCAGAGTCCTCCAGTTGCTCGTAGTCAGTTGCCTCGTCGCCCTCGCCGGCTGCTCCGGCGCGCTCACGGACGGCGGCGGGGCGGGCGAACGGACCCTCGACGACGTCGGCTACCCCGCGGGCGTCTCGGAGAACGGGACGAACGTGTCGGCGCTCGCGGCCGCCCACGAGTCGTACCTCCAGAACCGGAGCCTCACGCTCGAAGTGAGTTCGACCGTCAACACGTCGGCCGGTAACCGGTCGGTGGCGCTCGACGCCGCGGTCGGCGCCGACCGCGACAACGTGCTGGTCGACGGGACCACGATGGGCCAGCAGGTGTCGGTGTACCTGACCCCCGACCGGCAGTTCACCCGCATCGCCGGCGGGAGCGGCGAGGCCGCCTACCGGGCGACCAACCGCACGCCCGGGGCGGCACAGCTCGTCCCGTCGTCGTACTCCGGCGCGGGCTACCTCGACCAGTTCGGCGGCGCCGCCAACTTCACGCCGACCGGCGTCCGGACGGTCGACGGCACCCCGCTGGTCGTGCTCCGGGCCGACGGGAGCAACGCCACCGCGACCCCGGCGGCGAACGTCACCGACTACGAGGCGACCATGCTCGTCGACGAGCACGGCGTCGTCCGGTCGGTGACCGTCGAGGCGACCAGCGAGCGCGACGGCCAGCAGATCGGGACGAACTACTCGCTGAACGTCTCGGACGTGGGCGAGACGACCGTCGAGGCGCCCGCGTGGCTCGACGAGGCGAAGAACCAGACGAGTAACTGA
- a CDS encoding endonuclease MutS2: MELEAIPGVGAKTAAALSELDDPERALRSGDVAELAGAPGVTEGRAAAIARGAIRERHGDPGGFLATVRAEEIYRDALGLLADRTVTSYGEKRLETLYPSGVASRVEEVREFAQRAVEREPDPAVLDALTDVEPLAEPRDVTVRDRCLATADAERYSEAQSAIPELSVEVVEDARDLADLARGYSTVVALDEAFAGVTVDGDVRVEPDALERPAEVVPERVLAFYAANRDCLRAAARVHRAADIDPPLDLDALEAALEDVDSDGTVVGDDELDRLARAVDDLDAAVSTAESVANDQLRDAIEERDVTVEGSDLLSLVEQGAGVDSLLSRELSDEYAAAVQAAREELIDSLDLDSGEAEVARRAFPEEPTFPVERDEEVVARLREDLQAAKDRRAARRKRELAADLADRRADAEQLVRTALELDVELAVARFAEDFDCVMPEFEPEGSGFAIEGGRSPLLDVDFESVEPVDYDVSGVALLSGVNSGGKTSTLDLVALVAILAHMGLPVPAESVRIERFGELHYHAKTQGTLDAGAFESTLREFAGLATGGEPAATDGGSGGESGDATGNRLVLVDELESITEPGASAKIIAGILEELRGRDVTGVFVSHLAAEIREMADYDVPVDGIEAEGLEDGELVVNRSPVKDHLARSTPELIVEKLAGDSDGEFYDRLLGKF, encoded by the coding sequence ATGGAGTTGGAGGCGATACCCGGCGTCGGGGCGAAGACCGCGGCCGCGCTCTCGGAGCTCGACGACCCCGAGCGCGCGCTCCGGTCGGGCGACGTGGCCGAGCTCGCCGGCGCCCCCGGCGTCACCGAGGGCCGGGCGGCGGCCATCGCCCGGGGCGCCATCCGCGAGCGCCACGGCGACCCCGGCGGCTTCCTGGCGACCGTCCGGGCCGAGGAGATCTACCGCGACGCGCTCGGCCTGCTGGCCGACCGGACCGTGACGAGCTACGGCGAGAAGCGCCTGGAGACGCTCTACCCCAGCGGGGTCGCGTCCCGGGTCGAGGAGGTCCGGGAGTTCGCCCAGCGGGCGGTCGAGCGCGAACCCGACCCGGCCGTGCTCGACGCGCTGACCGACGTCGAACCGCTCGCCGAGCCCCGCGACGTGACGGTCCGCGACCGGTGTCTGGCGACCGCCGACGCCGAGCGCTACAGCGAGGCCCAGAGCGCGATTCCGGAGCTGAGCGTCGAGGTGGTCGAGGACGCCCGCGACCTCGCGGACCTCGCGCGGGGCTACTCGACCGTGGTCGCGCTCGACGAGGCGTTCGCGGGCGTGACCGTCGACGGCGATGTCCGGGTTGAGCCCGACGCGCTGGAACGCCCCGCCGAGGTCGTGCCGGAGCGCGTGCTGGCGTTCTACGCCGCGAACCGCGACTGCCTGCGGGCGGCCGCCCGGGTCCACCGGGCCGCCGACATCGACCCGCCGCTGGACCTCGACGCGCTGGAGGCGGCGCTCGAGGACGTGGACTCGGACGGGACGGTCGTCGGCGACGACGAACTCGACCGGCTGGCCCGCGCCGTCGACGACCTCGACGCCGCGGTCTCGACCGCCGAGAGCGTGGCCAACGACCAGCTCCGCGACGCCATCGAGGAGCGCGACGTCACCGTCGAGGGGTCGGACCTGCTCTCGCTGGTCGAGCAGGGCGCGGGCGTCGACTCGCTGCTCTCCCGGGAGCTGAGCGACGAGTACGCCGCCGCGGTCCAGGCGGCCCGCGAGGAGCTGATCGACTCGCTCGACCTCGATTCGGGCGAGGCCGAGGTCGCCCGCCGGGCGTTCCCCGAGGAGCCGACGTTCCCGGTCGAGCGCGACGAGGAGGTCGTCGCCCGGCTCCGCGAGGACCTCCAGGCCGCGAAGGACCGCCGGGCGGCCCGCCGGAAGCGCGAGCTCGCCGCCGACCTCGCCGACCGCCGGGCCGACGCCGAGCAACTGGTCCGGACCGCACTGGAGCTGGACGTCGAACTGGCGGTCGCCCGGTTCGCCGAGGACTTCGACTGCGTGATGCCGGAGTTCGAGCCGGAGGGGTCGGGCTTCGCCATCGAGGGCGGGCGCTCGCCGCTGCTCGACGTCGACTTCGAGTCGGTCGAGCCGGTCGACTACGACGTCTCGGGCGTGGCGCTGCTCTCGGGGGTCAACAGCGGCGGGAAGACCTCGACGCTCGACCTGGTGGCGCTGGTGGCCATCCTGGCCCACATGGGGCTGCCGGTGCCCGCCGAGTCGGTCCGCATCGAGCGGTTCGGCGAGCTCCACTACCACGCCAAGACCCAGGGGACGCTCGACGCCGGCGCGTTCGAGTCGACGCTCCGGGAGTTCGCGGGGCTGGCGACCGGGGGTGAGCCGGCGGCGACAGACGGCGGCTCGGGCGGCGAGTCCGGCGACGCCACCGGAAACCGGCTCGTGCTCGTCGACGAACTCGAGAGCATCACCGAACCCGGCGCGAGCGCCAAGATCATCGCGGGCATCCTGGAGGAGCTCCGCGGCCGGGACGTCACCGGCGTGTTCGTCTCGCACCTCGCGGCCGAGATCCGCGAGATGGCCGACTACGACGTGCCGGTCGACGGCATCGAGGCCGAGGGGCTCGAGGACGGCGAGCTCGTGGTGAACCGCTCGCCGGTGAAGGACCACCTCGCGCGCTCGACGCCCGAGCTCATCGTCGAGAAGCTGGCCGGGGATTCCGACGGGGAGTTCTACGACCGGCTGCTCGGGAAGTTCTAG